In Planctobacterium marinum, the DNA window CAGTGGCATGAGCTTGCTTAACCAGCTTAATTCTACTCCTTTTACCAGGCGCAGTTCCGACTTAGAGGCCATTTTTGTATTCGCCGCCAGGTAGGGGTGCTCCAGGGATTCGTAGTCGGCATCTTCAGCACCGTAATTGCCGTTGAGCATACTGTCTTCGTCCAGCCAGTCAATTAAGGCATCTTTTAGGGTGTCTCGGTTGAATGTTGGGATATCTAATCCGTCAGTCATCAATAAGCGCTTGAAAGATTCTTCTAAATGTTCTTGGTTGGCATTACTGCTGCCACTTCCGGTTGCCGAGGCTGTACTGCCGGCAGCAGAGCCGCCACTTTTTAGGGTGTTAAGGTTAAAACAGGACTGCATATCTTCCAAGGTGGCTTCAATAAATCCGCCTTCTACAGGGAACTGGATATTTTCCTGGGCCCAAGGCTGCGTGATGTCGATTGTGCTATTGTTCTGTTTGATCAGTTGCGCAATGGTTTTTTGGGCAAACTGTTCGGCACCTATGGCAAGCCAATAAGCCTGATTATTGTCTTTTAGACTCATAGAGCGCTTCACTTGCAGTTGCAGGCGAGAGCCCATGTCGGTGGCGCTGATAGATACTAAAGCTACCACCAGTAATACCACAATAAGTGCGACACCTCTTTGCTTTTGCATCAATCAGGTCCCTTGCGTGGTGGCCAGGGCGAACTCCCGACGAATTAGGCCAAATTCCGTGCTGGCAATCTCAATGGCGATGGCAAAGGGCAGTTGATTACCTGTGTAGGTATCCTGCCAGATATTATCGTCATTGGAGTTTGATTTGTTACGAGAGACGCGAAACTGAAATTGCAAATCTTCTATGTCAGTTAATAACACCCGGATTTTCGGTTCGGTGCCAATGACGTTATCAACATAATTACCATACAGACGTTGCAATTCACCGGATTGCAAGCGATAGCCGACACCTTGCAGTGTACTGCGAGGTAATATCAGCTGTGGATTGGCCCAACCGGCACGTACAAATGCCAGGCCATCGGCATCGCTTTCAAAGGCATTTAATCCGCCACTTATTACGACGTTGTTAGATTGACCTTGTTGCACTCGAGCTGCCCGTTCCACTGCTTGTTGCAGGTCCCGCTCAATAATCGACATCGCCCGCTGCAAATCCTGCAGTTTGCTAAAGCGTTCAGTGGAAACTTCATCAGTGTCCAACACGGTATTAAGCACACTATGGGAAGCCAGGCCAATCAAGGTAAATACCGCCAGGGCCACCAGTATTTCCAGTAGTGTAAAACCTTTATGAGTCGTCATGGTTATAGCGCCACTGGTGCAGGATTGGGGTTAGACAAATAGGTTTTCACCGAAGTAACCACGGATTCCATTTTGTCATCCTGTGCCACAATCACTTCCACCTGGCGAAACTCCTTGTCTTGAGTTTCCGTTACCAGGTGTTGGTAGTGCCAGGTGCGCCCACCCAATTCAACCGAACCTTTGAGGTTATTTTCTGGTGGCCATTGACGTTCGGTAAGCAAGTTATTCAGCTCGTTGTTGGCGACCCAGGTGGCCATGGTCATCTCTTCCAGGGTGCTGATACCGCGAATGTGCTCACCGGTGGCTTTCATGATAGAGGTAGCGGTTAAGGCAAAAATAAACAGCGCCACCATGACTTCTAGTAGTGTTAGTCCTTTTTCGTTCATAAAAACTCCAACGGACCTTCTAATTCCAGCGGCGTATATTCGTGGCCGTTAACCCGAAAATAAACAGGATCTGCATCACCAAATTGCGGCTCGAATTTAAAGGTGACGCTAAAAGGGGTGAATTCACCACTGGAAAAAATAAAGATCTGAGGCGGCTCCGGCTCTTCTTCTTCCTCTTCGCCAATACTGGTGCTTTCATTTGAGACTGATAATTCTTCATCAAAAATGCCGGAATCAAACAAGCTGTCTTCAGCGAGCCAAGGCAGATCATCCAGTTCCAGCTCCAGGTAAAAGTCTTCTTGCAATTGGTGTTCAGAAAACAGCTTATCATTGTCGATGGGGCGCCATTTATCCTGGTCGTTGAGGTACATGAAATAGTACTGACTCTTTTCTGGCTCCAAACGCAAACCCAATTGCATTTGATTGAGCACCGCATAATCCGATGCCATATCAAACACCACTTGAAAACGCTGTGCCTGTTTGCGTAATAGCTTGTCGTAATCAGTGCCGGAATAGTTGAGCATGACAACCGCCACTGCAAGGCCAATCATAAACAGCACCACCATGATCTCGATCAGGGTGAAACCTTTATGGGATAGGGCTTTGTCGAGGCGGTGCTGCATAAATTTGTAGGGCTTAGTTCAGGAAGTCGTTGATGTTCCAGTTACCAATGTCGTCGTCACTGCCCGGCTGGCCATCAGGACCGTTACTGAAAACATCAATGGTGCCCATTTCACCCGGATTAAGTAATTGATAATCGTTACCCCAAGGATCCTGTGGCAGGCGCTTGATAAAGCCGTCCTGAGGGAAGTTGCGCGGCACTGGTTCGATATTGGACGCTGTAACTAACGCTTCCAGGCCCTGCTCAGTAGAGGGGAATACGTTGTTGCGCAACTTGTACATTTCCAGTGCACTTTCCAGTTGCTGGATGTCGATAGCTGCCTTCTTTAGCTTGGCTTCTTCAGTATTACCTAAAATATTGGGGGCGATAATGGCGGTCATGATACCGATGATGAGGATCACCACCATTACTTCGATTAAACTGAAACCTTTGTTTTTCACTGCTTTACTCCTGTTACACAATTGAATTGAGCGACACTATCGGTAGCAAAATTGCAATTACGATAAAAAATACAATTCCGGCCATTACCAGTATCAGCATCGGACTTAAAATACTCAGCGCCACGCTGACCTGCATTTCAAACTCTCGATCCTGGTTGTTGGCTGCCCGGCCCAACATCTGTTGTAACTCACCGCTTTTCTCACCTGAGGCGATCATGTGCATCATCATGGGTGGAAATACTTTGGTTTTACCCAGAGCCACCTTAAGACTTGAACCTTCCTGAACCATTTCCGCCGATTCCAGAATCAACTTTTTAATATAGTCATTAAGCAGTACCTGACCGGAAATACGCATGCCTTCCAGAATCGGTACGGCACTGGCGGTCAAAATACTCAAGGTGCTGGCAAAGCGGCTGGTGTTCAACCCTTTAATCACTTTGCCCATCACGGGTAGGGACAATAAACGGCGATGCACCTGTAAACGAAAACCCTCGTTGAGCATCATGCGCTTAAACAGCACGATGGCGATGATGATGGCTGCCAAAGTGTGGAATATGTAGGCTTTTACCCATTCACTGAGGTTGATGAGAAACTGCGTAACGCCAGGTAAATCCTGGCCCATGGTGTCGAACTGACCGACAATCTTGGGCACTACATAGGTCAGCAGCATCGTTACTATTACCAGCGCCACCACCACCATTATGGTAGGGTAGACCATGGCCTGAACAATAATACTGCGGGTGTGCTGTTTCTTTTCGGTGTAATCCGCGAGGCGATTGAGCACCGTATCCAGGTGACCGGATTTTTCGCCCGCCGCCACCATAGCGCGGAACAATTGGTCGAAAACGTAGGGGAATTCCGCCATGGCATCCGCGAGAGAGTGTCCTTCAACCACTTTACTGCGCACTGCCATCATCATATTTTTCTGACGGGGTTTTTCACATTGTTCTGCCACCGCCAATAAGGCTTCTTCCAGTGGTAAAGCGGATTCAACTAAGGTGGCCAGTTGTCGGGTTAACAGTGCCAGGTCGCTGGCCGAAATCTTGGGCTGGAATAGCTGTAGCCCTTTTGAGATTTTTTGTTCTTTTTCTGTGGCAGGCTCTACCTCTAGTGGGATCAGGCCTTTTTCACGTAATTGGGAACGTATTTGCCGGGCATTATCGCCTTCTAAAATACCACTCTTATTGCGGCCCTTTGCATCCAGGGCTTTATAGGAAAAGGCCGCCATTTTATTCTTCCCTTGTTACGCGTAACACTTCTTCCAGTGTTGTAACGCCCGCTAATACTTTGCGGCAACCGTCTTCACGAATGCTTGGTGTGGATTGGCGAATGTATTTTTCAATTGCTTGCTCGCCGTGGCCGTTGTGTACCAGCTCCCGAATATTTTCATCCACTAATAACAATTCATGAATGCCTGTTCTTCCTCTGTATCCCGTGTGATTACAGGCGACACAGCCACCGGCAGCAAAAATACTATTGTCGGAAATCTGCGCTTCTGAGATACCCAGGATATTCAATTCCTGGCTGGTGGGCTGGTGAGGCACACGACAATCGTCACATAGCGTTCTTACAAGACGTTGTGATAATACCGCCAATAAACTGGAAGATAATAAGAAGGGTTCGATGCCCATGTCTTCTAAGCGCGTAATGGCACCGGCAGCTGTATTGGTGTGCAGAGTAGATAAAACCAGGTGACCGGTTAAACTGGCCTGAACACCAATTTGTGCCGTTTCCAGGTCGCGGATCTCACCCACCATCACCACGTCAGGATCCTGACGTAAGATGGCTCTCAAGCCACGGGCAAAGGTCATGTCTACTTTGCTGTTAACCTGGGTTTGTCCGATACCGGGCAAATCAAATTCAATGGGGTCTTCCACCGTTAAGATATTGCGATCTTTAGAGTTGATTTCGCTTAAACCCGCGTACAAGGTGGTACTTTTACCAGAACCCGTAGGGCCGGTCACTAGAATAATGCCGTGGGGTTTGCGGATAAGATCGGAAAACTTATCACGGTTGGCCTGGGTCATGCCCAAATCTTGAAGATTGAGTCTGGCGTTGTTTTTATCTAACAAACGCAATACCACACGCTCACCATGTCCGGTAGGCATGGTACTGACCCTTACATCAACCGCACGACCGGCAATGCGCAGGGTAATACGGCCGTCCTGGGGGACGCGCTTTTCTGCGATATCTAATTTCGCCATAACCTTGATACGGGATACCAGCATGGAGGCCAGTTTGCGATTGGGTTTGAGTATCTCTCTTAAAACGCCATCCACTCTGAAGCGCACGGTAAGTTGTGTTTCAAAGGTTTCGACGTGAATATCCGAAGCGCCTTCTTTGATGGCTTCACCCAGCATGGCGTTAATCAGCTTGATAATAGGGGCATCATCTTCGCTTTCTAACAAGTCTTCTGTTTCTGGCAGCTCTTCCGCCAGAGAGAACAAATCACTTTCGTTGCCAATGTCTTCCATTAGCTGTTTTGCCGCAGAGGTATCTCGCTGGAAGGCATCGGTTAACAGCTTTTCAAAGCGGTCATTATCTACTTCGTTTAGCTCGAAAGGTTTACCCAAGAAGCGTCTTACTTCCTGGAATGCCGACAATTCGGTTTCGTCTGTGTGATACAGGATGGCTGGACTGGCAATATTATCCAATAACACGCGATGACGTTTAGAAAAGCCAAAACTCAGCTGCGAAGGCAATAAACTGGCGTCTTCCTGTTCTGCCTCAACAACTTCGTTTTCAACCACTTCGGCCTGCTCCATTAAGTCCTCACTCATGGCCTAGTCTTCCTTATTTTTCTCTTGCAAATACTCTTCAAAAGAGGGCGGAAGCTCCAGTTCATCGTTCCAATCAGGCAAGGTTGGTGTATCTGTTAAGGGCATTAACGCAATACCTCTTTCTTCGCGTTTTAACTGCTCAGCGCGAATAAAATTGTACTTGCGATGGCTGATCTTATTCATAGTGATGCCATCGCGAATGATGGTGGGGCGAATAAATACCATCAGATTACGCTTGCGTTTGGTCGTTGAGGTAGACTTGAATATGTTGCCCAGATAGGGAATATCGCCCAGTAGAGGTATTTTAGAAACACTTTCCTGTACGTCATCATCAATCAAACCGCCTAACACGATAGTGCCGCCATCATCCGCCATTACCGTGGTTTTAATTTCACGTTTGTTGATAGCGATATCCACAGATGTTGCACCGCTAACACTGGATACTTCTTGCTCGATAACCAGCTGTACCGCATTGCCCTCGTTGATTTGCGGCGTGACTTTCAGCTTTATACCCACTTCCTTACGCTCCACTGTTTGGAAAGGATTGGAGTTGTTGGAGCTGGAGGTTGATCCGGTAATTATTGGTACTTCCTGACCCACAATAAAGAAGGCCTCTTCGTTATCCATGGTGGTCAAGTGCGGGGTTGCCAGGATGTTGGAATTAGTATCTGTGCTGACCGCTTGTAATACCGCGCCCCAGTCGTCCTTTACTGCACCCACTAAAAAGCCATTAACAGTTCCCAGCAGATTTGCCAAAAGTGAGGGGTCACCTTGTTCGACGTTAGTGCTGTTAACAACCGTTGGGTTTAACGGATCGTTCGAATTAGTATTTGTTGTTGTGGTAGTTGTGGTTTCATCCTGTGCCTGATCATATGCTACAGCCAATGATCCAATCGGCACCACACCGTTAGTGAACTGTTGACCTCCACCGGCCTCGGTAGCCCATTGAATACCTAGTGAAGTGCCGTCGCCTTCAGAGACCTCTACTATAATGGCTTCTACCTGCACCTGGGCGCGGCGAACATCAAGCTGGCGAATCACTTCTTCCAATGATGACATCATATCCGGCTCCGCAGTGATCACTAATGAGTTCGAATCAATATGAGCGTCAATGTTAACTTCTCGGGAAGTATTGCGGCGATTTCGATTATTAGTATTCGTTTGTTCTTCCTGACCAATACTGGCACTCACACCTTGCAGTACATTGACTAAATCTTCGGCTTTGGCGTATTTAAGGAAAATCACGCGAGTATTACCATTGGATTCCAGTTCTTTGTCGAGGCGATTGATAAGGGTGATGATTCGCTCACGAGCCTTGATATCGCCGCTGACAATAACGCTATTGGTTCTGTCGTCGGCAACCACTTTCGGTTCAAGATTATCTGGAGTATTACCTTTGCCCTGAGAGTTATTGATACTCTCCAGGATACGTACCATTTCGGAAGCAGAAGCAAAGCGCAATTTAACGATTTCTACCTCGCGATCACCGGCTTTATCAACTCTCTCGATAATTTCTGTCAGACGATTTACAACGGCAGCACGACCCGTAATCATCATGACGTTGGAGGGGTCGTGACTGATAACGTTACCGCCACCGGCCTGATCGTTAAGTTGTCTTAAGATAGGAGCAAGTTCTCTCACTGGTACGCTGTATACTGGTACCACACGAGTGATCATTTCATCGCCATCGAACAGCTGACCGTCTACCACTGGAATATTTGATGACTTAGCGTCTTTATCTCGTACCACCTTGAGTACACCACTGGGCATTTCAACTACTGCGAAGCCATAAACCTGCAAGACGTTTAAGAAAAACTGGTAATACTGATCTTCAGATAGTAAATCGTAACTGCGTACGGTAATTTTACCGCGCACGTTGGGATCGACGATGATGGTTTTTTTCAGGTTTTTACCGACGATATTGATAAATTCAGTGATCTCGGTGCCTTTGAAGTTTGGCGAGTATTCTGCGGCCCATGCCGGAGAATTGAGGGCTATCATAGACGCGATAGTGGCGGCCAGCAGGCCTTTTATCAGCGGACGAAATTTCCTCATAGTTCTTTCCTTTTTTAGTTTCCGGCAGAGTCGGGTAGTTCCAACGACAAGGTGGTTTGTGAACCGTCTCTTGAGAGCGTAATTTCTAAGTATTCTGCAGTGCGCAACATTTTCATGGCTTCCATCGACTGTTGAATGTCGGTCAGATCGAGACCATTAATTTCAGTAAGTATATCGTTTGCTTGCAAACCTGCTTGTTTAAACAACGTAGGATCCTTACCAGGGTTGACTTTATAGCCTGCAATTTCACCATTTTCCCGGTGGGGCTGAATGGCGATAAAGTCAGTAAACTTGGCAGGAGAGGCACGCAACGCCATGGCTGCGGCTCGGGTATCTTCGGTAAGTGTCGGAACCGGCTTTCTCATTCTGTCCTGCGGGCCATTTACCACAGCGGGTTTGATGATGTTGTTGGCACCGGGCGTGATAGCTTTAACTGAGGTAAAATCGTGGCCGTCCAACATTAAGGTCTCCATACGGCCACTGTTATCAATAATAATGCGATCCGGGAACACTTCTTTCACCACCGCTCGGGTGCCATCTATTTTTTCACCTATGCCGTAAGTGTTTTGTTCGCCGCGATTTTCAATGATGGCGGCCCCTTCTTGTTCAGCGGTACTGGCCACCAAGCCTGATAAGGTTAAATTAAGGTTGGTTTCCGGGGCGTCTTGCACCACGGTTTTAACTTCTTGTTTAACGGCACCCGGATCGCCAAACAGGTGTAAACG includes these proteins:
- the gspK gene encoding type II secretion system minor pseudopilin GspK, with product MQKQRGVALIVVLLVVALVSISATDMGSRLQLQVKRSMSLKDNNQAYWLAIGAEQFAQKTIAQLIKQNNSTIDITQPWAQENIQFPVEGGFIEATLEDMQSCFNLNTLKSGGSAAGSTASATGSGSSNANQEHLEESFKRLLMTDGLDIPTFNRDTLKDALIDWLDEDSMLNGNYGAEDADYESLEHPYLAANTKMASKSELRLVKGVELSWLSKLMPLVCAIPDKQDFELNVNTLTPEKAPVLAALLGVSKSNAESIIGGIPFDTPQQFFSEPNVSAVNLNTDLQNMFVVKTRYFILHVKTTYNSATFKMSSVFKVASDDTVHVIRREFGGKL
- the gspJ gene encoding type II secretion system minor pseudopilin GspJ translates to MTTHKGFTLLEILVALAVFTLIGLASHSVLNTVLDTDEVSTERFSKLQDLQRAMSIIERDLQQAVERAARVQQGQSNNVVISGGLNAFESDADGLAFVRAGWANPQLILPRSTLQGVGYRLQSGELQRLYGNYVDNVIGTEPKIRVLLTDIEDLQFQFRVSRNKSNSNDDNIWQDTYTGNQLPFAIAIEIASTEFGLIRREFALATTQGT
- the gspI gene encoding type II secretion system minor pseudopilin GspI produces the protein MNEKGLTLLEVMVALFIFALTATSIMKATGEHIRGISTLEEMTMATWVANNELNNLLTERQWPPENNLKGSVELGGRTWHYQHLVTETQDKEFRQVEVIVAQDDKMESVVTSVKTYLSNPNPAPVAL
- the gspH gene encoding type II secretion system minor pseudopilin GspH, which encodes MQHRLDKALSHKGFTLIEIMVVLFMIGLAVAVVMLNYSGTDYDKLLRKQAQRFQVVFDMASDYAVLNQMQLGLRLEPEKSQYYFMYLNDQDKWRPIDNDKLFSEHQLQEDFYLELELDDLPWLAEDSLFDSGIFDEELSVSNESTSIGEEEEEEPEPPQIFIFSSGEFTPFSVTFKFEPQFGDADPVYFRVNGHEYTPLELEGPLEFL
- the gspG gene encoding type II secretion system major pseudopilin GspG, producing MKNKGFSLIEVMVVILIIGIMTAIIAPNILGNTEEAKLKKAAIDIQQLESALEMYKLRNNVFPSTEQGLEALVTASNIEPVPRNFPQDGFIKRLPQDPWGNDYQLLNPGEMGTIDVFSNGPDGQPGSDDDIGNWNINDFLN
- the gspF gene encoding type II secretion system inner membrane protein GspF, whose protein sequence is MAAFSYKALDAKGRNKSGILEGDNARQIRSQLREKGLIPLEVEPATEKEQKISKGLQLFQPKISASDLALLTRQLATLVESALPLEEALLAVAEQCEKPRQKNMMMAVRSKVVEGHSLADAMAEFPYVFDQLFRAMVAAGEKSGHLDTVLNRLADYTEKKQHTRSIIVQAMVYPTIMVVVALVIVTMLLTYVVPKIVGQFDTMGQDLPGVTQFLINLSEWVKAYIFHTLAAIIIAIVLFKRMMLNEGFRLQVHRRLLSLPVMGKVIKGLNTSRFASTLSILTASAVPILEGMRISGQVLLNDYIKKLILESAEMVQEGSSLKVALGKTKVFPPMMMHMIASGEKSGELQQMLGRAANNQDREFEMQVSVALSILSPMLILVMAGIVFFIVIAILLPIVSLNSIV
- the gspE gene encoding type II secretion system ATPase GspE, producing the protein MSEDLMEQAEVVENEVVEAEQEDASLLPSQLSFGFSKRHRVLLDNIASPAILYHTDETELSAFQEVRRFLGKPFELNEVDNDRFEKLLTDAFQRDTSAAKQLMEDIGNESDLFSLAEELPETEDLLESEDDAPIIKLINAMLGEAIKEGASDIHVETFETQLTVRFRVDGVLREILKPNRKLASMLVSRIKVMAKLDIAEKRVPQDGRITLRIAGRAVDVRVSTMPTGHGERVVLRLLDKNNARLNLQDLGMTQANRDKFSDLIRKPHGIILVTGPTGSGKSTTLYAGLSEINSKDRNILTVEDPIEFDLPGIGQTQVNSKVDMTFARGLRAILRQDPDVVMVGEIRDLETAQIGVQASLTGHLVLSTLHTNTAAGAITRLEDMGIEPFLLSSSLLAVLSQRLVRTLCDDCRVPHQPTSQELNILGISEAQISDNSIFAAGGCVACNHTGYRGRTGIHELLLVDENIRELVHNGHGEQAIEKYIRQSTPSIREDGCRKVLAGVTTLEEVLRVTREE
- the gspD gene encoding type II secretion system secretin GspD, with protein sequence MRKFRPLIKGLLAATIASMIALNSPAWAAEYSPNFKGTEITEFINIVGKNLKKTIIVDPNVRGKITVRSYDLLSEDQYYQFFLNVLQVYGFAVVEMPSGVLKVVRDKDAKSSNIPVVDGQLFDGDEMITRVVPVYSVPVRELAPILRQLNDQAGGGNVISHDPSNVMMITGRAAVVNRLTEIIERVDKAGDREVEIVKLRFASASEMVRILESINNSQGKGNTPDNLEPKVVADDRTNSVIVSGDIKARERIITLINRLDKELESNGNTRVIFLKYAKAEDLVNVLQGVSASIGQEEQTNTNNRNRRNTSREVNIDAHIDSNSLVITAEPDMMSSLEEVIRQLDVRRAQVQVEAIIVEVSEGDGTSLGIQWATEAGGGQQFTNGVVPIGSLAVAYDQAQDETTTTTTTNTNSNDPLNPTVVNSTNVEQGDPSLLANLLGTVNGFLVGAVKDDWGAVLQAVSTDTNSNILATPHLTTMDNEEAFFIVGQEVPIITGSTSSSNNSNPFQTVERKEVGIKLKVTPQINEGNAVQLVIEQEVSSVSGATSVDIAINKREIKTTVMADDGGTIVLGGLIDDDVQESVSKIPLLGDIPYLGNIFKSTSTTKRKRNLMVFIRPTIIRDGITMNKISHRKYNFIRAEQLKREERGIALMPLTDTPTLPDWNDELELPPSFEEYLQEKNKED
- the gspC gene encoding type II secretion system protein GspC; translation: MTAAQLSTDQLWSIWQKHQKLINRLVVLLLVVYLLAYAAEIVWRLIPSPDSDNTQNTVSLQTSNSNKKQQLVDVNSIKRLHLFGDPGAVKQEVKTVVQDAPETNLNLTLSGLVASTAEQEGAAIIENRGEQNTYGIGEKIDGTRAVVKEVFPDRIIIDNSGRMETLMLDGHDFTSVKAITPGANNIIKPAVVNGPQDRMRKPVPTLTEDTRAAAMALRASPAKFTDFIAIQPHRENGEIAGYKVNPGKDPTLFKQAGLQANDILTEINGLDLTDIQQSMEAMKMLRTAEYLEITLSRDGSQTTLSLELPDSAGN